The genomic DNA AGAGTTATGTATAAAAGTCATGGAGTTGATGTCTTCATGATCTGTTTCATAAATAGTAATATGCCGATTGGTTTTATTATTTACAGTACCTAATTCTTCATCAATCACAACATTTTTGAGTACGATCCTATTTAATACTTTGACATGAGATTTTTTATTTTCTTTAAAAAAACGGGTATAATCTTCCTTTAGCTTGTCACGACCAGAGTACATGGCATCATTAGGAAACCTGTTTACTGAAACGTTAACATCAAAAGCGTTAGCAAATTGTTCTAAATCTCTATTGTTAAAGGGAGCTATATGCTGTTGTACAATTGAAGCAGCTCTTTCTGGATTTGTTTTATCGTTAGAATTTGATTGAGAAAAGAAGGACAAAGGAAAACAAATAACTAAAACAAAAAAAGTAGATCTCATGACAAAAAAATTAATGTTTTAAAGATAACGAAAATAAATCCAGAGTTATGTTAAACTATTAGTTGTATTCAAGCATTACTGTTTGTTTCGAAAATGAAGTTATTAGGTAATATTATTTAACGTCAGTTTAATATATTATGAATTGATAATCAGGTGCTTAAAAAGTTTTAAAGAAGAAATCATGTCATTCCGGACGAGGAACGAGGAAGAATCTCATCATGATGAGGTGTCTCGTCACTCATGCTTCGCTCCGTCGACATGACAAACAGCTGTATTTCATTGGATTATATAAGATGTTTTTAATAAAGTTTACGTCGAACTCAGGTTATTTAGTGTAATTAAACTTAACAGTTTCTATAGAACCATTTTTTTGTTTTATATCAACATATACATTCATTTCATTATCACCTACTTTTTCAAAGGACATACCTTCAAAAATTACTTTATTTTTAGTGATTTCTTTAAGAGGAAAATCGACTGTTTCATCTTTAGTTTCCCATCCTTTTAAGTCGTTGTTAAAGTGCTTTAATTGAAGAATGAGTGTGTTTTCTACTTCACGGATTATTTCTGTTTCGTAAAAAGAAACTTTTCCATCATTTATAAGTTTGAAAGTTGCCATCATGGAACCGCCAGAAGGTTCACTCCAATTTTCTTCTGTTTGACCTCCAAAGGCTTCTCCTTTCCAATTACCAGCAATCCACGAAATATTTTTCAATTTTGGTTCTAATGTTTTCTCAACTTGAGCATTACAAGGCAAACTAAAAAGTGAGGTCATCATTATTAAGGTAATCACAATATATACTTTCATCATTTTATGTTTTAAACGAGTTTATAATATTAAGACGTCTGCGATGGTTAAAAAGGGACATTTTTTACAACTTTAACAAATACTATGTAATCCAAAAAAAGGAAAAACGCCTCGAAAATAAATTTCCGGAGCGTTTTAGAATTGAGTTAGTCACAAATTATATTGTTTATACTAAAAGCAGTATTTATTTTCTTGAATCACTTTTTTAGCAATAATATCTCTTAATTCAATAATGTTAGGCATATTAACATATTTAATATAGCGTTTTAAGCCCATAAGCATCATACGTTGTTCATCACCTGTAGAGAATGAAATAATAGAATGTTTACCAGCAGTTTCAATAACATCAATAGCATGGAATAGGTTTAATTTAGCCATTGCTATCTGTTCTTTCGCTTGATCTTCGCCTTCTTTTTTAGCCATTTTTTCTGCGCGAAGAATAGCCGTTTCGGCTAAATAAATCTGGATTAATATATCTGATGCAGCCAACATTAATTGCTGTTGCTCTTCAATTTTCTCACCGTATTTCTGTAAAGCAGCTCCGGCTACCATTAAGAATAGTTTTTTAAGGTTCTTTACAATATTCTTTTCTTCAGAGAATAATTCAGAATAATCAGGTACATCAAAAGATGGAATACCTACCAACTCATCTTTAACAGCCATAGCTGGTGTTAAAACATCAACATGACCTTTCATGGCTTTTTTGATAAGCATACCTATTGAAAGCATTCTGTTTATTTCATTAGTACCTTCATAAATTCTTGCTATACGCGCATCTCGCCATGCAGATTCAATGGGGGTTTCTTCAGAAAATCCCATACCTCCAAATATTTGAATACCTTCATCAGTACATCTTTGAGTATATTCAGAAACAGCTACTTTTAAGATAGAGCATTCTATAGCATATTCTTCAACACCTTTTAATTCGGCTTCCTGATGCGTATCTTTTCCATTATTTTTTCTTAGCTCAATACGATCCTCAATATTTTTTGCTGCTCGATAACTGGCAGCTTCTCCTACCCAGCAATTCGTGGCCATTTCTGCTATTTTTTGACGAATAGCACCAAAACTAGAGATTGGTGTTTTAAATTGAATACGCTCGTTAGCATATTTTACAGACTCTGTTATCACTCGACGTTGTGCATCTAAACATGCTGCAGCGAGTTTTATTCTCCCTACATTAAGAGCATTCATAGCTATTTTAAACCCGTTGCCTCTTGTTGATAGCATATTTTCAACTGGAACTACGGTTTCATTAAAGAAAACCTGACGTGTGGAAGAGGCACGAATCCCTAATTTATGCTCTTCTTCACCCATGGTGATACCATTAGGATTTTCCGGATCGTATTCTATGATGAATCCGGTAATATTTTTATCGTCTTCAATACGCGCAAAAACAATCATTAAACTACAGAATCCCGCGTTTGAAATCCACATTTTTTGCCCAGTAATACTATAACTTTTACCATCAGCAGAGAGTACAGCTTTTGTTTTTCCTGAGTTGGCATCACTTCCAGCACTTGGTTCGGTTAAGCAATACGAACCAAACCATTCACCAGAAGCCAATTTTGGTACATATTTTTTCTTTTGCTCTTCGGTTCCGTATAAAGTAATTGGCATAGTTCCAATGCCTGTATGCGCTCCAAATGCTGTACTAAAAGAACCGGTAGCTCCAGAAATATAATCGCAAACAAGCATAGTGTCTACAAAGCCCATACCCATACCGCCATATTCTTCAGGAACTGAAACACTTAAAAAACCAAGTTCTCCAGCTTTTTGCATACATGATTCTGTTAAGGCATAATCCTTTTTTTCAAATTGTGCTTTATTTGCCCAAATTTCTCTATCAACAAATTCAGTCACGGCTTCTTTCATCATTAACTGATCTTCATTGAAATCTTCTGGAGTGAATATATCTTCACAATTGGTGTCTTTTACTAGGAATTGTCCGCCACGTAAAATATTTTTTTCTTCCATGCTTGTAGTAGATTTAAGAAGAAAGAAAATAGAGAATAGACCTTAATTGAGGCTGTTTTGAAAGCCCATTGTCATTCTTTGGAATTCTTCTATTTTTCCTTCTAGTGTATTTAATATTATTTTGTTTATATATTTTCTATGATGTGCTACTAATAATTGTGTTCCTAATTCAAAAGATGAGCCTAAAGAGATATCTAAAAAATGACTAAAAGATTTATCTGTTCTGGCTGAACCTTCAGCAATGTTGCTAGGTATTGAAACAGAGCATCTGCTTATTTGAGAACTTAAATTGAATCTTTCATGTTTTGGAAAATCTAACAAGATATCAGATACACTATTTGTAATCTCTAAACCGAGTTTCCAAATTTTTAAATTTTTATAATTATGTCTTTGTTTAGCACACATTTTAAAATCTATTTTCTTTTATCTCTATTCTCTTCTCTCTATGGTTTTATTATTAATTAAGAAACTCGAATATGCCACAAGCTCCTTGACCAGTTCCGACACACATTGTAACGGCTCCATATTTTCCTTTCATGTTACGTTTACGCATTTCATCAAATAGCTGAACTGAAAGTTTTGCTCCGGTACAACCTAAAGGATGTCCTAATGCTATGGCACCTCCATTTACGTTTATAATATCTGGGTTGAGGTCTAATTCTCTAATCACAGCTAAAGATTGAGATGCAAATGCTTCATTTAATTCGATGAGCTCTAAATCGGATTGTTGTAGACCAGCTTGTTTTAATGCTTTTGGAATAGCCTTTACGGGGCCGATTCCCATAATTCGAGGTTCTACACCTGCTGCTGCATAGTTGACTAAGCGAGCAATAGGTTCTAGATTTAATTCTTTCACCATTTCTTCACTCATCACCATAACAAAGGCAGCCCCATCACTCATTTGAGATGAGTTACCTGCAGTAACACTGCCACCAGCTGCAAATACAGCCCGTAATTTTGCTAAAGCTTCTTTACTAGTTCCCGCACGCGGGCCTTCATCTTTTGTTACAGTATATGATTTGGTCGCTTTCTTTCCATTGGAATCAATATAAGTTTGTTCCACATCAATAGGCACAATCTGATCTTGAAAACGGTTTTCAGCTTGTGCTTTTAAAGCTTTCATATGTGAATTGTATGCAAATTCATCTTGATCTTCACGAGATACTTTGAATTGGTTGGCAACGGCTTCAGCCGTATTTCCCATACCCCAGTAATAATCTTCATGACCAGCTTTTACGATGTCGTAATTTAACTCAGGTTTAAACCCTGTCATAGGTACAGCACTCATACTTTCGGCACCCCCAGCAATAATACAGTCAGCCATTCCAGATTGTATTTTAGCAGTAGCAATACCAATGGTTTCGATACCTGATGAACAAAAACGATTTACGGTTACTCCAGGAACATCTACACTATTTAACCCCATTAAAGAAATTAAACGTGCCATATTTAATCCTTGAGATCCTTCTGGCATGGCATTACCAACAATAACATCGTCTATGCGCGTTTTGTCTAATTGTGGTAATTCCTTCATCATGTATTGAATGGTTTCTGCAGCCAATTCATCGGTTCTTTTAAAACGAAAGACACCCTTTGGAGCCTTTCCAACTGCGGTTCTGTATGCTTTTACGATGTAAGCGGTCTTCATGTGTTGTATAGTTTATTCTTAGAAAAAGAGGTTAGAATCTAGATGCCTAGAAATTAGACTAGTCATCGAGGTTATCTATAAACTTTCCTAACATTTTTTGAATTTGTAATATTTTATTTTCTAATTCTTCAAATTTATTTTTATTGAGATACCCTTCATTATGAGAAACGATTAATTGCGTTTCCCATTCGAATGCTGATCCCAGACTATTCTCTAAATATTTTTTAAAATGTTTATCTGTACTTTTACTTGATCCTTCAGCAATATTTGAAGGGATTGAAACAGCACTTCTATTCATTTGACTTATCAGATTAAATTTTTCAATATCTGGAAATGTCCTTGTTAATTTATAATTATCGCTAACTAGGGTAATTCCATTTTCCCAAACTTTTAATTTTTTAAAATTATGTCGTGCCATAGTCTATTATCTAACGTCTAACCGTCTAGCTTCTTAGTTTCTCAACGGTTTCCCAGTCGTTAACATATGTTGTATCCGTTCTAGAGTTTTGCGCTCTGTACATAGGCTTAAAAATGCTTCACGTTCTAAATCCAATAAATATTGTTCAGTAACTAAAGTTGGCTCGGATAAATCACCTCCTGCCATGACATAAGCTAATTTGTTTGCTATTTTATGATCGTGCTCACTTATATAATTTGCAGCTTCCATAGAATCTGTTCCTACTAAAAACATACCTAAGGCTTGTTTTCCAAGTACTTTGACATCTTTGCGTTTTACCGGTTGTGTGTAGCCAGCTTCTGCCATTAATTTTGCGTGAGCCTTAGCTGTTGCTATTTGTCGGTCTTTATTAGTAACTACAATATCTTTTCCTTTTTGTAGTACACCCATATCAAACGCCTCATAAGCAGACGTCGCAACTTTTGCCATACCGATAGTTAAAAAGTATTCTTGTAATATATTTAATTCCACATCACCTTTTCTAAACGTATCAGAAGCTCTTAAAGCCATTTCTTTAGAACCAGCACCTCCAGGAATAACCCCAACACCAAACTCTACTAATCCAATGTAAGTTTCTGCTGCAGCGACTACTTTATCGGCATGCATGGATAATTCACAAGCACCTCCTAAAGACATGCCGTGTGGTGCTGAAATGGTTGGAATAGATGAGTAGCGCATGCGCATCATTGTATCCTGAAAATATTTGATTGCTGCATTAAGTTCATCATATTCCTGCTCAACGGCCATCATAAATATCATACCAATATTGGCGCCAACTGAGAAGTTGGCACCTTGGTTGCCAATAATTAACCCTTGATATTCTTTTTCAGCTAAATCAATCGCTTTATTAAGTCCTGCTAAAACATCACCGCCAATGGTATTCATTTTAGATTGGAATTCGCAGTTTAATATACCGTCTCCCAAATCTTCAATAACAACACCTGAGTTTTTAAAGACTTCATTAGATTTTCTAATATTGTCTAAGATGATGAATGCATCCTGACCTGGTATTTTCTCTTGTGTTTTCTTTGGAATGTCGTAAGCATAAGTAGCTCCCTCTTTAACAGAATAAAATGATTTGCTGCCAGAGGCTAACATATCGTTTACCCAAGCGGCAGGCGCTAAGCCTTCAGCTTCCATGATTTCTATACCTTTTTCTACACCAATAGCATCCCATATTTGAAAGGGACCGTGTTCCCAACCAAAACCGGCTTTCATTGCGTCATCAATCTTATATAATTCGTCTGTTATTTCGGGAATGCGGTTTGAAACGTAAGCAAATAAAGCGGCGAAACTTTTTCTATAAAACGCTCCTGCTTTATCCTTTCCAGATACGAGTACTTTGAAACGATCTACAACGTTATCAATAGTTTTAGTAAGCTCCAAAGTAGCGAATTTCGCTTTCTTGGCAGCACGGTATTCTAAGGTATTTAAATCTAGTGATAGGATTTCTTTTTTGCCTTCGGCGGACACTGTTTTTTTATAAAACCCTTGTTTTGTTTTACTTCCTAACCATTTGTTTTTCATCATCGTATCGATGAAATCTGGTAATTTAAAAAGTTCTAAGCGTTCATCTTCTTTGCAGTTTTCTGCAATACCATTTGCCACATGAACTAATGTGTCTAAACCAACAACATCAACGGTTCTGAATGTCGCAGATTTTGGTCTGCCAATAACTGGACCTGATAATTTATCAACTTCTTCAATGGTTAATCCCATGTCTTTAACAGCATGAAATAAACTCATAATACTAAAGATCCCGATGCGGTTTCCTATAAAAGCAGGCGTGTCTTTGGCAACTACTGATGTTTTTCCCAGAAATTGTTCACCATAACTATTAAGGAATTCTAAAACTAAAGTATCTGTTTTAGGACCTGGAATGATTTCGAATAATTTTAAGTAACGGGCAGGGTTAAAAAAGTGAGTTCCGCAGAAGTGTTTCTGAAAGTCTTCACTACGTCCTTCACTCATAAACTTGATAGGAATACCAGATGTATTGCTAGTAATTAGAGTGCCTGGTGTTCTATGTTTTTCTAGTGATTCAAAAACCTGTTGCTTAATATCTAGTCGTTCAACGACCACCTCCATAATCCAATCAACGTGTGCCACTTTTGCAATATCATCTTCAAGATTACCTGTTGTAATGCGATTTGCGAACTTAGAATGATAAATTGGTGAAGGCTTCGATTTTAATGAGGCAGCAAGGGCATCATTAACCAATCTATTTCGTACGACCTTGTCTTCAAGAGTTAAGCCTTTGGACTTCTCTTTATCATTCAGTTCTCTTGGAACGATGTCAAGTAATAAAACATCTACGCCAATATTAGCGAAATGACATGCAATACCACTTCCCATAATACCAGAACCTATAATGGCTACTTTTTTTATTCTACGTTTACTCATTTTATACTACTAATCGTTTTGATTATATATTTTTTTATTTAATACCATATCATTAATAACTTCAGCGACTTCATAAAAACTGTTTAATTTTTCTTCTGAAACCTTACTTTTTATAGCTTCATTAAATGTTAAAACCTTTTCTCTTGAATAGGCTCTTTTTTCGAGACCAAAATCAGTGAGAGATATGATAACACCTCGACCATCTTTAGGGTTGGGTTTACGTTCAATAAGCCCTTTAGCTTCCATGGTTTTCAATATTCTGGATAAACTAGTCGCTTCCATTCCCATTTTTGGTCCTAAAGCAGTTGAAGGCGTGCCTTCTTCTCGATCTATACTTAATAAAGTAAAGCCTGTTGCCATAGTACTTTCAAATTTTGCAGCCTCTTCATTATACATTTTTTGCACAGCGAGCCATGTTGTTCTTAATATATAGTCAATAGTTTTGTCTTTCATATTATTTAGGTTGGTGACCAAATATATGAAAAATTTATTATGCATGCATAATAAATTGTGTAAAAATTAACACAACCTTGTTGAGAGAGTATTGAAAATGTGTTTTGTGATTTATTTAAGTTATGGTCTGTAGATTTTTTCTATCAAATCGACATACTTAGCCTTAATCACTTTTCTTTTCATTTTCAATGTAGGTGTTAAATGGCCAGCATCAATTGACCAAATATCTGGGGTTATTTCGAATTTTTTTATTTGTTCCCACTTACCAAAATCTTTATTCGCCGCGTCAATTTCTTCTTGAATACGAGCTAATAGCTTTGGATTATTAATAAGATCATTTGATGACTTAAAAGGAATGTCATGTCGTCTTGCCCATTCCTCAACAAATTCAAAGTTAAGTTGAATTAAGGCAGCAGGCATTTTTTCACCATCACCAATAACCATGATTTGTTCTATGAAGCGTGATTGTTTGAATTGATTTTCAAGTAATGTAGGTGCTACATATTTTCCGCCCGAGGTTTTAAACATTTCTTTTTTGCGATCGGTAATTTTTAAAAACCCTTCAGCATCAAATTCTCCAATATCACCTGTATGGAAATAATCTCCAGTCATGACTTCAGCTGTTTTTGCTTCATCTTTATAATATCCCATCATAACGTTGGGACCTTTACATAAAATTTCACCATCTTCTGCTATTTTAACTTCAACACCGTCTATAACCTTACCAACGTAACCTATTTTCCATTGGTTATTACGTTTGTCACTTGCAGAAATACCAGGAGATGTTTCCGTTAAGCCATAACATTCCATAATAGGCATGTCAGCTGCTCCAAATATGCGTCCTAACTTGGCTTGTAATGCCGCACTTCCAGATGCCATGAATACAATATTACCTCCTAAAGCTTCTTGCCATTTTTTAAATATAAGTTTACGGGCTATAGCTAGTTTTAATTCATACCATAGGCCATTTTTTTTGTAGGGTTCAAATTTAGTTCCAACTTCCACTGCCCAAAAAAACAGCATCTTTTTTATACCAGTTAATGCTGTGCCTTTCGCAATAATCTTGTCATATACCTTTTCTATTAACCTAGGAACTACAGTCATAGTGGCTGGTTTAATCTCTTTAGCATTATCGCCTATTTTATCCATAGATTCTGCAAAGTAAGTTTCAATGCTTCCAAATTGATATAAGTAGAGAAAAACACGCTCAAAAATGTGACATATAGGAAGAAAACTTAGCGCTCTTTCACCTTGTTTTAATGGGAATTTAAGCTGAGCTGAAAGGACATTAGAAACAATGTTATTGTGAGATAACATAACACCTTTAGGTTTTCCAGTAGTACCAGATGTATAGATTATCGTAGCTAAGTCGATTGAACTAACAGCTTCTTTTCTTTTTTCAACATCTTCTTGTGTGGATTCGTCCTTTCCAAGTTTTAATAATTCTGAATAATGTTTACAACCTTTAATATGATTGAAACTATAAATTTCTTTTAATTTTGTCTTTGATTTTATTGCATTTACTTTTTCCAATACATCTTCGTCTGATACAAAGCAGTATATAGATTCACTATGGTTTAAGATATACTCATAATCATCTGCACCAATTGTTGGGTAAATAGGTATGTTTTGTGCGCCTATTTGAAGGATGCCAATATCTATAATATTCCACTCAGTTCTGTTTGTTGTAGAAATAACAGCAATTTTATCGTGTTTTTTTACATCAAGACTTAATAAAGCTCTACTAATGGCATTTGCCTTATCTATATATTCTTTAGTTGAGGTTTTTACCCATTTACCATCGTACTTAGTAACTAATGCAGCATCTAAAGGATGGTTTTTTAGTTGATAATAAGGAAAATCAAAAAGTCTTGTAATTTCTTTCATGTGTTTTTTGTAGAATCTAGATATGCAAAATATGAAATTAAAAATGATTATCAAATTGAGTTTGTAAAATAGAATTTAATACAACAGCTTCTGGAAATTTTGATGATTTTAAGACTTTTAATTTCAGGAGCTTATTCTTTATCGTTAAACAACTCAAATATTTTATTTTTTTTGAATTATTATGAAAATCATATCTAATTTAAGGTAAAAAATAGCAAAGTTTTATAAAAAAGATGTTTTTATTGAATATTTAACATGTGTAAAGGTTAAAAGCTTAAATATTTTTCTGTTAAGACCATGTAACTCAAACGTTTTCGTGAAAAATCTAATCAAAAATACTTGGGTTTACTGATAATTGTCAGTTTTATAATTAAGCCCAGTATTTACCTTTGATATAGTAAAACAAGCATGATTTTTTAAAATATTAATAAAGATAAAACAATGGAAGTAAAACAATTTAACTACGGAATTTGGACGGAAAAGGTCGATGTAAGAGATTTTGTTATTAATAACATTACTCCTTATCACGGAACGTCAGAGTTTTTGGTTGGACCAAGCGCAAAAACTCAAAAACTATGGGAGGTATGTAAAGAGGCTACTAAAGAAGAACGACAAAACAATGGTGTGCGTTCAGTGGATACTGAAACAGTTTCTACAGTTAGTGCCTTTGATGCAGGGTACATTGATAGAAATAATGAAGTCATTGTAGGTTTACAAACTGACGAATTATTAAAACGAACAATGAAACCTTTTGGAGGTTTTAAAGTGGTGCAAAAAGCATTACAAGAACAAGGTGTAAAACCTAATAGTAACTTAACAGAATTATTTTCTAAATACGTTAAAACACATAATGATGGTGTGTTTGATGCCTATAATGCTGAAATAAAGAAATACCGTTCATTAGGTTTCTTAACAGGATTACCAGATAACTATGCTCGTGGTAGAATAATTGGCGATTATCGTCGTGTGGCTTTATACGGAGTTGACTTCTTAATTAAATCTAAACAAGAAGATTTAGCCAATATAAAAGGCCCAATGAGTGATGCAGTTATTCGCTTGCGAGAAGAAGTTTCTGAGCAAATAAAAGCATTGAAAGAAATAATTGAATTAGGTGCTAAATATGATTTAGACTTAACGCGTCCTGCTGAAAATGCAAAAGAAGCGGTACAATGGACTTATATGGCTTACCTAGCTGCTGTAAAAGAGCAGGATGGAGCAGCAATGTCTTTAGGAAATGTATCTACATTTTTAGATATCTATATTGAGAATGATTTACAAGAAGGTCTTATTACTGAGGAAGAAGCTCAGGAATATATCGATCAGTTTGTTATGAAACTTCGTATGGTACGTCATTTAAGAATGAGTGCTTATGATGAAATTTTTGCAGGAGACCCAACTTGGGTAACTGAAGCTATAGGTGGTATGTTTGAAGATGGAAGAACTAAGGTTACTAAAACCTCTTTTCGTTTCTTAAATACCTTATACAATTTAGGCCCTTCACCAGAACCAAATATGACCATTCTCTGGTCTAAAAATTTACCACAGAACTTTAAAGATTTTTGTGCTAAAGTATCTATCGATACATCATCAATTCAATTTGAAAATGATGAATTAATGAGAGAAAGCAGAGGGTCTGATGATTACGGCATAGCATGTTGTGTGTCTCATCAGGCGTTAGGGAAATCCATCCAGTTCTTTGGAGCACGAACTAACTTAGCTAAAACATTGTTATTGGCTATTAATGGTGGGCGTTGTGAAATAACAGGAACTCAAATGGTAGATGGCATTGAACCTTGCGATTGTGAGTATTTAGATTTCGATAAAGTCATGGCTAATTTTAAAATAGCGATGAAAGAAGTAGCGCGTGTTTATAATGATTCCATGAACATTATTCACTATATGCATGATAAATATTATTATGAAAAAGCTCAAATGGCATTAATTGATACCAATCCAAGTATTAATATTGCTTATGGTATAGCTGGTTTATCAATTGTGGCA from Flavivirga abyssicola includes the following:
- the pflB gene encoding formate C-acetyltransferase, producing the protein MEVKQFNYGIWTEKVDVRDFVINNITPYHGTSEFLVGPSAKTQKLWEVCKEATKEERQNNGVRSVDTETVSTVSAFDAGYIDRNNEVIVGLQTDELLKRTMKPFGGFKVVQKALQEQGVKPNSNLTELFSKYVKTHNDGVFDAYNAEIKKYRSLGFLTGLPDNYARGRIIGDYRRVALYGVDFLIKSKQEDLANIKGPMSDAVIRLREEVSEQIKALKEIIELGAKYDLDLTRPAENAKEAVQWTYMAYLAAVKEQDGAAMSLGNVSTFLDIYIENDLQEGLITEEEAQEYIDQFVMKLRMVRHLRMSAYDEIFAGDPTWVTEAIGGMFEDGRTKVTKTSFRFLNTLYNLGPSPEPNMTILWSKNLPQNFKDFCAKVSIDTSSIQFENDELMRESRGSDDYGIACCVSHQALGKSIQFFGARTNLAKTLLLAINGGRCEITGTQMVDGIEPCDCEYLDFDKVMANFKIAMKEVARVYNDSMNIIHYMHDKYYYEKAQMALIDTNPSINIAYGIAGLSIVADSLSAIKYAKVKPIRNEDGLTVDFKIEGDFPCYGNDDDRVDELAANAVADFNDELKQLAVYKDAEPTMSVLTITSNVVYGKKTGATPDGRAKGIPFAPGANPMHGRDSQGAIASLNSVAKINYKDSQDGISNTFSIVPKSLGANEEDRIENLATILDGYFSKNAQHVNINVLDKETLIDAMDHPEEYPQLTIRVSGYAVNFVRLTKEQQLEVITRSFHESM